AGCGAATGGGCTGTTGAAGGCTGGATACGAGGACAAGCCCAGCTCCTCTCCCCCTATCATCGTTTCCTGGTTTGCAACTGTAACCGTTGCTTCCTCCAAATACGGTTTCACTTCTTTAAGCATTGGAGTAAAATTATAACCAGTTTCTGTTTTTGCATCTTCATAAACTTGGCTATGAATAAGCATATCCCCAATTGCAGCAATGGTGATTTCCTGTTTAGGGGGTTCTTTTTCATCTACAGTTGTTTCTCTTACCTCATGCCGTTTTGGTTCTTTTGTCGAATTATTACTACACCCTACAAGCATACTAAAGCCGATCAAGATGATACATATAACTGCAATAAAATGTCGGTTCATTTCTTCTGCTCCTTTTGCATAACTCTAGCTGTTTATATTTTTCTCTTCAAAAGTTTGATTATAACGTGATCACCGTTAAGGCTCAGCTTACATTCTTACCACATTATAACGCATATTATCTTTTCATGTTTGATTTTTTTCGTAAGAGGGAATGGCTATATATAAGTTCAAAAAAGACCCCCTAGGAGCTGAACAACAGCTTAGATACATGAATAAAACAAAGACGCTATGTCTATTTTTGAACAACATCTAAAGAAAGGATTTTTTACATGCGAAAAACGCAGTATCAACCAACTAAAAACAAACAGCTGACAGATGCGCAAGAAATCCACTATGGCAAAGACTTCAAACAAGCTGACATCGCTGGCGGATATCGGCAGCCACGCGTAAAAGAAGCAAAATACAATAATCCTGACCTAAAAAATTAAACTTTTTTACATGTTCCCCAATTTGTTCAACTACTTTTTGAGCAAATTGGGGGTTTTTTGAAACAAATTTGTCACTTCTACCGTAGTACTATTAATCAATTTAATTGGAGGTTACATAATGTCTTCAGCTGCAATGGAATTAGTCAATTTAAAAAAGAAAATTGGCAAAAAAGAAATTATTAAAGGCTTGTCCTTTTCCATCCCTAAAGGAGAAGTGTTTGGATTTATTGGGCCAAATGGGGCTGGTAAAACGACCACCATCCGTATGATGGTTGGATTAATGAGCATAACAGAAGGAGATGTCATTATCCAGGGAAACAGCATTAAAAGCAATTTTAAACATGCTGTGCGCGAAGTTGGCGCCATTGTCGAAAACCCAGAAATGTACCCGTTTTTAACTGGTTGGCAAAACTTAAAACACTACGCCCGGATGATGCCAGGAGTAACAACAGAACGAATACATGAAGTCGTCAAGCTCATTGGTCTTGAAAAAGCAATTAATGAAAAGGTTGGAAGATATTCATTAGGAATGCGTCAACGGCTTGGAATTGCTCAGGCACTCTTACATAATCCATCTGTATTAATATTAGACGAACCAACAAACGGATTAGACCCAGCTGGAATTCGCGAAATTCGCGACCATATTCGGAAGCTAGCAAAAGAAGAAAATGTTGCTATTATCATCTCCAGTCACTTGCTTTCTGAGATTGAACAAATGTGTGACCGAATTGGCGTAATTAAAAACGGAGAAATCATTAAAATTCAAAACGTCGGTGAAGAAACAAAAGAAGAAGAAGTAATTCACCATGCTGAGGTTATACCAATGGATAAGGCAATGAAAATCTTAAATGAAGATTTCCAGCTGGAATCCGTTGAGCTTGATGGTAATTTATCTTTCCGCTGTAAAAAAGAGCAAGTTCCGGAAATTATTAAAAAATTAGTAGAAAATGAATGTCAGATTTATCAAGTCAATGTTGCAAAAGGTACACTAGAAGATCAATTCTTTGAACTGATTGGAGAGAATACGATTGAGTAGAATGTTAAAACTAATTCAAAATGAACAAGGGAAAATCTTTATTCGTAAATCAACATG
This genomic interval from Virgibacillus pantothenticus contains the following:
- a CDS encoding YfhE family protein, with translation MRKTQYQPTKNKQLTDAQEIHYGKDFKQADIAGGYRQPRVKEAKYNNPDLKN
- a CDS encoding ABC transporter ATP-binding protein, with product MSSAAMELVNLKKKIGKKEIIKGLSFSIPKGEVFGFIGPNGAGKTTTIRMMVGLMSITEGDVIIQGNSIKSNFKHAVREVGAIVENPEMYPFLTGWQNLKHYARMMPGVTTERIHEVVKLIGLEKAINEKVGRYSLGMRQRLGIAQALLHNPSVLILDEPTNGLDPAGIREIRDHIRKLAKEENVAIIISSHLLSEIEQMCDRIGVIKNGEIIKIQNVGEETKEEEVIHHAEVIPMDKAMKILNEDFQLESVELDGNLSFRCKKEQVPEIIKKLVENECQIYQVNVAKGTLEDQFFELIGENTIE